The following coding sequences are from one uncultured Desulfobacter sp. window:
- the lpxA gene encoding acyl-ACP--UDP-N-acetylglucosamine O-acyltransferase, translated as MTQPIQPIHPTAIIDSSAKIEANVTIGPYTIVKGDVTIGAGTSIGPYCTIDEHVTIGPDCNIFQYASIGGAPQDLKFHGETTYLTIGRGSIIREFVTINRGTGFGGGLTAVGEENYLMAYTHIAHDCKTGKGVILANNSTLAGHIEIGDYATVGGLVAIHQFVKIGDYAYIGGKSAVVKDIPPFVIAAGDRATLHGLNNVGLKRHNFETPTIRQLKKAYRIFFRIGLTVTQAVERTKAEVEQLPEVVCFTEFIKNSNRGVTR; from the coding sequence ATGACCCAACCCATTCAACCCATTCATCCAACGGCAATTATCGATTCATCTGCCAAAATAGAAGCGAATGTCACCATCGGCCCGTATACCATTGTCAAAGGCGATGTGACCATTGGTGCCGGGACGAGCATCGGCCCTTACTGCACCATCGATGAACATGTCACCATCGGCCCGGACTGTAATATTTTCCAGTACGCTTCCATTGGCGGTGCCCCCCAGGACCTGAAATTTCACGGTGAAACCACCTACCTGACCATCGGCCGTGGGTCCATTATACGTGAATTTGTCACCATCAACAGAGGCACAGGATTTGGCGGCGGATTGACCGCGGTGGGTGAAGAAAATTATCTGATGGCATATACCCACATTGCCCATGACTGTAAAACCGGTAAAGGTGTGATTCTTGCCAATAACTCAACTTTGGCAGGCCATATTGAAATTGGCGATTATGCCACGGTGGGCGGTCTGGTGGCAATTCATCAATTTGTGAAAATCGGAGACTATGCGTATATCGGCGGCAAATCCGCCGTGGTCAAAGACATCCCTCCTTTTGTCATTGCCGCAGGTGACAGGGCAACGCTGCATGGCCTGAACAATGTTGGATTAAAGCGCCATAATTTTGAAACGCCGACCATCCGCCAGTTAAAAAAAGCGTACCGGATATTTTTCCGGATCGGTTTGACCGTGACCCAGGCCGTGGAAAGAACCAAAGCAGAAGTTGAACAACTGCCGGAAGTTGTCTGTTTTACTGAATTTATAAAGAATTCCAATCGTGGGGTGACACGCTAG
- a CDS encoding OmpH family outer membrane protein produces MKKSIIVPAVLIIVALFSCSAFAADAVKIGVVSFETILKESSAGKVMQKDLKAKLTELQGKLQGEEKKVKDMSAALEREALVLSAEKKLERQRELRDRADDLKKMNADYTQEMKILQNKRMNQIQKDVFDIANELGKAQGYTLIIEQKVAGVIYAADKVDLTDEVIKKYNSTYAKKK; encoded by the coding sequence ATGAAAAAAAGTATTATAGTTCCGGCAGTTCTGATTATTGTTGCACTGTTTTCCTGCAGCGCTTTTGCAGCGGATGCGGTTAAAATAGGTGTGGTCAGCTTTGAAACAATTTTGAAGGAGTCCAGTGCCGGTAAAGTGATGCAAAAAGACCTCAAGGCCAAACTTACTGAGCTTCAGGGAAAACTTCAGGGAGAGGAAAAGAAAGTTAAAGACATGTCGGCGGCATTGGAACGCGAAGCCCTTGTCCTCAGTGCTGAAAAAAAATTAGAGCGTCAAAGGGAACTGCGGGACAGGGCGGATGACCTGAAAAAAATGAACGCTGATTATACCCAGGAGATGAAGATTCTGCAAAACAAGCGGATGAATCAAATTCAGAAAGATGTCTTTGATATCGCCAACGAATTGGGCAAGGCCCAAGGGTATACCCTGATCATTGAACAAAAAGTCGCGGGTGTTATCTATGCTGCAGACAAGGTGGATCTAACCGACGAAGTTATTAAAAAATACAATTCAACATACGCTAAGAAAAAATAA
- the aroE gene encoding shikimate dehydrogenase: MIDADTRLYCVFGNPARHSKGPLIHNAAFKDKQINAVYLAFEVQDATGAVKAVRTLPIQGASVTIPFKESIMEHLDWIDPTAQAIGAVNTIVNDEGVLKGYNTDCQAAVAPLIPFGIAGKTVCIVGAGGAARAVAHGIAAQNGDIIITNRTEEKGRALAETVNARFIPADEMADIRTDVVINTTSIGMTPQADKISFPPELLTAGMVVMDVVYTPLSTRLLETAEQRGCSTIDGLSMFIAQAAAQFELWTGKSPDTDLMRNIVINN, translated from the coding sequence ATGATTGATGCCGACACCCGGTTATATTGTGTATTCGGTAACCCTGCGCGGCATTCCAAAGGGCCTTTGATCCATAATGCAGCGTTTAAAGACAAGCAGATTAATGCCGTTTATCTCGCTTTTGAAGTTCAGGATGCAACCGGCGCCGTAAAGGCCGTTCGAACACTTCCCATCCAGGGTGCGTCGGTGACCATTCCTTTCAAGGAATCCATCATGGAACATCTTGACTGGATCGACCCCACAGCCCAAGCCATTGGTGCCGTAAACACCATCGTCAATGATGAGGGTGTATTAAAAGGCTATAATACCGATTGTCAGGCCGCAGTTGCCCCACTTATTCCCTTTGGTATTGCCGGCAAAACCGTCTGCATCGTGGGGGCCGGTGGTGCGGCCCGGGCGGTTGCCCATGGCATTGCCGCCCAAAATGGGGATATCATCATCACCAATCGAACTGAAGAAAAGGGCCGGGCTCTGGCCGAAACGGTCAACGCTCGTTTTATCCCTGCCGATGAGATGGCAGACATCCGGACGGATGTGGTCATTAACACCACAAGCATCGGCATGACACCCCAGGCGGACAAAATAAGTTTTCCGCCCGAATTATTAACCGCCGGTATGGTGGTCATGGATGTGGTGTATACACCGCTGAGTACCCGACTGCTTGAAACGGCGGAACAAAGAGGGTGCAGCACCATCGACGGTCTATCCATGTTCATTGCCCAGGCCGCCGCCCAGTTTGAATTATGGACAGGCAAATCCCCTGATACTGATCTGATGCGGAACATCGTTATAAATAATTAA
- a CDS encoding hemolysin family protein yields the protein MSIEVTLLCICLFLSGFFSMSETALFSISRVKAFHISKDGSNSGRLILEMKEDSHTLLTTILIGNNLVNIGASALATSLAISQFESNAVGIATGAMTLLILVFGEIFPKSFANHNNVVVSRAVIYPIYWLSKILWPLIFVLNFIPKLHGVIDNSQDTVTEDELMTMVEVVEGEGEIKEEEMEYITNIFEFDDTYCSEIMTPRADMFVVDAAEGLDIPRVLKTGFSRIPVIEDTIDNIVGILHIKDLFSKYLENNDCKVPPEGLDVKTIMKKPYFIPESKKLDSLLKAFKAKKSHMAVVVDEYGGVSGIVTLEDVVEEIFGEIADESDKNTPDIVQIKGNKWLVAGKTDIYHANKELNLGIPESTNYDTVSGFFLELVERIPNPGESVRMNNWMFTVKDMDGNRIQSFIIKPAEEA from the coding sequence ATGAGTATCGAAGTGACCTTGTTGTGCATCTGTCTGTTTTTATCCGGTTTTTTTTCCATGTCGGAAACAGCGCTTTTTTCCATTTCAAGGGTCAAAGCCTTCCACATTTCTAAGGACGGTTCAAATTCCGGCCGGCTTATCCTGGAGATGAAAGAAGACTCCCACACCCTTTTGACCACCATTCTCATCGGCAACAACCTGGTTAATATCGGTGCATCCGCCCTTGCCACCTCCCTTGCCATTTCCCAATTTGAGTCCAATGCCGTGGGGATCGCCACTGGTGCCATGACCCTTCTGATTCTTGTGTTCGGAGAAATTTTCCCCAAATCCTTTGCCAACCACAACAATGTAGTGGTGTCAAGGGCGGTCATATACCCCATATACTGGTTGTCAAAAATTTTATGGCCTTTGATTTTCGTGCTCAATTTCATACCCAAATTGCACGGCGTTATAGACAATTCCCAGGATACCGTGACCGAAGATGAGTTGATGACCATGGTGGAAGTGGTTGAAGGTGAAGGGGAGATCAAAGAAGAAGAGATGGAGTACATCACCAATATCTTTGAGTTTGACGACACCTATTGCTCGGAGATCATGACCCCCAGAGCCGACATGTTTGTGGTGGATGCCGCCGAAGGGTTGGACATTCCAAGGGTTTTAAAAACAGGATTTTCACGTATTCCGGTCATTGAAGATACCATCGATAATATTGTCGGCATTCTGCACATCAAGGATCTGTTTTCCAAATATTTGGAAAACAATGACTGCAAGGTCCCCCCGGAAGGCCTTGATGTCAAGACGATTATGAAAAAGCCCTATTTTATCCCCGAATCAAAGAAACTGGATTCACTGCTCAAGGCTTTTAAAGCAAAAAAAAGCCATATGGCCGTTGTCGTTGATGAATATGGCGGTGTGTCCGGTATTGTAACCCTTGAGGATGTGGTGGAAGAAATTTTTGGTGAAATTGCCGACGAGTCGGATAAAAATACACCGGATATTGTGCAGATCAAGGGGAATAAATGGCTGGTAGCGGGTAAAACAGATATCTACCACGCCAACAAAGAATTGAATCTGGGTATTCCTGAATCAACTAATTACGATACGGTCTCAGGATTTTTCCTGGAACTTGTGGAGCGTATTCCCAATCCCGGGGAGTCCGTCCGAATGAATAACTGGATGTTTACTGTAAAGGACATGGACGGCAACCGGATTCAATCATTTATCATTAAGCCGGCCGAAGAGGCCTGA
- the bamA gene encoding outer membrane protein assembly factor BamA, with translation MRNFQVSVLLAVFFCLLGSNLVSAEEQVAVALFPFHVQAAQPDEKIAPAVSKMLKEKLEKDGTKVVITDTFIDTTDWGYQQFRQEGIRLGVDWIITGDIFVAGQALSIDSRMHSVYEKQAPLTFFSQAPTLSELYTGITSLEKDIIGELFQQKMISAIAVAGNVRVDSDAILRVVSSKKGDILNRTVLNNDLKSVYKMGYFDDVVIKRQNMDKGVEVIFEVQEKPSVRNIRFENNHIYEDEELFEVVATSTGSILNAYKLNSDVNKLKRLYYEKNYHNCQISYDIKPLENHQADIVFNIEEGDKVRITSIEFEGNQYFDDDDLKDEMQTQEKGFWSFITSSGELDETELDNDVLRIEAFYKNNGFINVKVSDPVVNMGAQEISIRFKIDEGKQYQNGVVNIKGDILTSEEELLALLESPQSELYNRELVRKDMITLNDFYANQGYANVRVVPKADKNDAEAIVNINFDIDKGELVYFNRIIIAGNTKTRDKVIRRELAIDEQGLYSMKKIQRSNRNLVFKDYFQNVDIKPVKTKEENKRDVHINVEEKPTGNFSFGGGFSSDDGPFGQFSVEERNLFGKGQTGKFTIRMSGETALYDIGFTEPWLFDKPISAGFNIYKFEHEYDYYDKNAYGLTLRAASRRFWDYTSIGIVYNIEKFDIDDVETENTSVSEGSYLTSSIMPYISYDSRNHSFLPTEGMYHKLSVEYAGEILGGEIDFTKYLVESAVFFPLFWKFSAGIYAKGGYLDDRTDGDPDIDWERFYLGGINSIRGFDDTDINGTRDGSSIEVGGEMYCQFNVEMMFPIVEEQAVYGVFFYDRGDVYNHGENFDIGDQYSSSGFELRWNSPMGPIRLAYGIVLDGKETKSTGDGQFDFSIGAFF, from the coding sequence ATGAGAAATTTTCAGGTCAGTGTATTGCTTGCAGTTTTTTTCTGCCTTTTAGGATCAAACCTTGTCTCTGCCGAGGAGCAGGTCGCCGTGGCGTTATTCCCCTTTCATGTCCAGGCAGCGCAGCCCGATGAAAAAATTGCCCCGGCTGTGTCAAAAATGCTGAAGGAAAAGCTTGAGAAAGACGGCACAAAGGTCGTGATTACAGATACGTTTATCGATACAACGGACTGGGGATACCAGCAATTCCGTCAAGAGGGTATTCGCTTGGGCGTTGACTGGATCATTACCGGCGACATTTTTGTGGCCGGGCAGGCGTTGAGTATTGATTCCCGGATGCACAGTGTTTATGAAAAACAGGCGCCCTTGACCTTTTTTTCACAAGCGCCAACACTATCAGAGTTGTATACCGGCATAACCTCCCTGGAAAAAGATATCATCGGCGAATTGTTCCAGCAGAAAATGATTTCAGCAATTGCCGTTGCGGGCAATGTTCGTGTTGATTCCGATGCCATCCTAAGGGTGGTCTCATCCAAAAAAGGCGACATTTTAAATCGTACCGTTTTAAACAATGATCTGAAAAGCGTTTATAAGATGGGGTATTTTGATGATGTGGTCATCAAACGACAGAATATGGATAAAGGGGTTGAAGTCATTTTTGAAGTCCAGGAAAAACCCAGTGTCCGCAATATCCGATTTGAAAACAATCATATTTATGAGGACGAAGAATTATTTGAGGTTGTCGCCACCTCCACAGGATCCATACTCAATGCATATAAACTCAATAGTGACGTCAATAAACTCAAGCGTCTGTACTACGAAAAAAATTATCATAACTGTCAGATTTCATATGATATAAAACCTTTGGAAAACCATCAGGCAGATATCGTTTTTAACATTGAAGAGGGTGATAAAGTTAGAATCACGAGCATTGAATTCGAGGGAAATCAATATTTTGACGATGATGATCTCAAAGACGAAATGCAGACCCAGGAAAAGGGATTCTGGTCATTTATAACATCTTCGGGAGAACTTGACGAAACGGAACTTGACAATGATGTGCTGCGTATCGAAGCGTTTTATAAGAACAATGGGTTTATCAATGTCAAGGTGTCTGATCCTGTGGTAAACATGGGCGCCCAGGAGATCTCCATCCGGTTTAAAATTGATGAAGGCAAGCAATACCAAAATGGGGTGGTCAACATCAAAGGCGACATCCTCACCAGCGAGGAAGAGCTTTTGGCACTTCTGGAATCTCCCCAGTCGGAATTGTATAACCGGGAACTGGTTCGCAAGGATATGATTACCCTGAACGATTTTTATGCCAACCAGGGGTATGCCAATGTCAGGGTTGTCCCAAAGGCTGATAAGAATGATGCCGAGGCAATCGTCAATATCAATTTTGACATTGATAAAGGCGAGCTGGTCTACTTTAACCGGATTATTATCGCCGGCAACACTAAAACCCGGGACAAGGTTATTCGACGGGAGCTTGCCATTGATGAGCAGGGTCTTTACAGTATGAAAAAGATCCAGCGATCCAACAGAAACCTGGTGTTTAAAGACTACTTTCAGAATGTCGACATCAAACCGGTTAAAACCAAAGAGGAGAATAAACGGGACGTTCATATCAATGTTGAAGAAAAACCCACAGGAAACTTCTCTTTTGGCGGAGGGTTCTCCAGTGATGACGGGCCGTTCGGCCAGTTTTCCGTTGAAGAGCGTAACCTGTTCGGCAAAGGACAGACCGGTAAATTCACCATTCGCATGTCCGGGGAAACGGCGTTGTATGATATCGGATTCACTGAACCCTGGCTGTTTGACAAGCCCATTTCAGCCGGATTTAATATTTATAAATTCGAACACGAATACGATTATTACGATAAGAACGCCTACGGGCTTACTTTACGGGCTGCCTCCCGCAGGTTCTGGGATTACACCAGCATTGGCATCGTATACAATATTGAAAAGTTTGATATTGATGATGTTGAAACAGAGAATACATCGGTTTCAGAAGGTTCTTATCTGACGTCAAGCATCATGCCCTATATCAGTTATGATTCAAGAAACCACAGCTTCTTGCCTACTGAGGGCATGTATCACAAATTGTCCGTGGAATATGCCGGGGAAATTTTAGGCGGTGAGATTGATTTTACCAAGTATCTTGTTGAGTCCGCCGTATTTTTTCCGTTGTTCTGGAAATTTTCAGCCGGTATTTATGCCAAAGGTGGATATCTTGATGACAGAACCGACGGTGATCCGGATATTGACTGGGAGCGTTTTTATCTTGGCGGCATCAACTCCATCAGGGGCTTTGACGATACGGACATCAACGGCACCCGAGACGGCTCCAGCATTGAGGTCGGTGGCGAGATGTACTGCCAGTTCAATGTTGAAATGATGTTCCCCATTGTGGAGGAACAGGCGGTTTACGGCGTCTTTTTCTACGATAGAGGCGATGTCTATAACCACGGTGAAAATTTTGACATTGGCGACCAGTATTCCAGTTCAGGCTTTGAACTTAGATGGAATTCTCCCATGGGGCCCATCAGACTGGCCTATGGTATCGTGCTGGACGGTAAAGAAACCAAGAGTACCGGCGATGGTCAATTTGACTTTTCAATCGGCGCATTCTTCTAA
- the lpxI gene encoding UDP-2,3-diacylglucosamine diphosphatase LpxI (LpxI, functionally equivalent to LpxH, replaces it in LPS biosynthesis in a minority of bacteria.), with translation MNDSEGNSCNSNIGLIAGGGQFPLLFTQKARANGYKVIGVGFRSETDPELAQLTHRFEWLYLGQLTKLIRYFKSHGVTRALLMGSISKANIFKDIRPDLKALAFIAKTAGTHDDNVLSSFADLLEKHGITLVPSTFLLPELISPKGCWTKRKPDKAEKKDIHQGWKLAKAVGHLDIGQCLVISNGTVLAVEAIDGTDATIERGGRLSRGNGATVVKLSKPNQDLRFDLPSSGCTTIDTMHRSGATVLVLEAGKSLSFDREKMIALADQYKICIIAVTEDEIHD, from the coding sequence ATGAACGATTCAGAAGGCAATAGTTGCAATTCCAACATCGGCCTGATTGCCGGCGGGGGGCAGTTTCCGCTGCTTTTCACCCAAAAGGCGCGGGCAAACGGTTATAAGGTGATCGGGGTCGGGTTCCGCAGCGAGACCGACCCCGAACTTGCCCAACTGACCCACCGGTTTGAATGGTTGTACCTTGGCCAGCTGACCAAACTGATTCGCTATTTTAAATCCCATGGGGTTACCCGGGCGCTGCTCATGGGGTCCATCAGCAAGGCCAATATTTTTAAGGATATAAGACCGGATCTCAAAGCCCTTGCCTTTATTGCCAAAACCGCAGGCACCCACGATGACAATGTCCTTTCTTCCTTTGCGGATCTTTTGGAGAAGCACGGTATTACCCTGGTGCCGTCCACCTTTCTTTTACCGGAACTGATCAGCCCCAAAGGATGCTGGACAAAGCGCAAGCCCGACAAGGCGGAAAAAAAAGATATCCACCAGGGCTGGAAGCTTGCCAAAGCTGTCGGCCACCTTGATATCGGTCAATGCCTGGTTATTTCCAATGGAACGGTGCTTGCCGTGGAAGCCATTGACGGCACGGACGCCACCATAGAACGGGGGGGGCGCCTGAGCCGGGGCAACGGCGCCACAGTGGTTAAATTATCCAAACCCAACCAGGATTTACGATTTGATCTGCCGTCATCCGGATGCACCACCATTGACACCATGCACCGCTCAGGGGCAACTGTCCTTGTGCTTGAGGCCGGCAAGTCACTCTCCTTTGACCGCGAAAAAATGATTGCCCTGGCAGACCAGTATAAGATCTGTATCATCGCTGTGACCGAGGATGAGATCCATGACTGA
- the pheA gene encoding prephenate dehydratase produces the protein MTDRETKNQDIQEETGGSPSALSPLRDEIDRIDERILELINQRLEIGKKVGEIKKQKGSQVLDRTRERMVIERLFQLNPGPADESLIQYLFNVIITATREIQRPRTVGFLGPLASHSHIAALHYFNHCGEFVEQPGFFDIFNNLERKELHFGIVPVENSIEGAVNSTLDLFAEFDIEITAEHYEPVSHDLLSISGDLNDVKTVYSHPQAIAQCKNWLKKHLPHAIVMETTSTSNAALLASKDEQIAAIASGKAAHFYNLLPVASKIQDRAGNITRFLVVGGDRPERTGNDKTSIMFATNHTPGALFRALSPVNRSGLNMVKLESRPTRHYNWSYHFFMDIEGHIQDEIVFQTIEQIRSQALYLKVLGSYPISEKQETIE, from the coding sequence ATGACAGACCGTGAGACCAAAAATCAAGACATTCAAGAAGAGACCGGGGGCAGTCCGTCTGCACTGTCGCCGCTTCGTGATGAAATCGACCGCATTGATGAACGCATTCTTGAATTGATCAATCAACGCCTTGAGATCGGAAAAAAGGTAGGTGAGATCAAAAAACAGAAGGGCAGTCAGGTGCTGGACCGCACCCGGGAGCGCATGGTGATCGAACGGCTTTTTCAGCTGAATCCAGGCCCTGCGGATGAAAGCCTGATCCAGTATCTTTTCAATGTTATCATTACGGCCACAAGGGAAATCCAGAGGCCAAGGACCGTTGGTTTTTTAGGCCCCCTGGCCAGTCATTCTCATATTGCAGCCCTTCATTATTTCAATCACTGCGGGGAATTTGTGGAGCAGCCCGGTTTTTTTGATATCTTCAATAACCTTGAGCGAAAAGAGCTGCATTTCGGCATTGTTCCCGTTGAGAACTCCATTGAAGGGGCTGTCAACTCCACCCTTGATCTGTTCGCCGAATTCGATATTGAAATTACGGCAGAGCATTATGAGCCTGTTTCCCACGATCTGTTATCCATCTCAGGCGATCTTAACGATGTTAAAACCGTTTACTCCCACCCCCAGGCCATTGCCCAGTGCAAAAACTGGTTGAAGAAACATCTACCCCATGCCATAGTCATGGAGACCACGTCCACATCCAATGCGGCGCTGCTGGCCTCCAAGGATGAACAGATTGCGGCCATTGCGTCGGGCAAGGCGGCTCATTTTTATAACTTGCTGCCGGTGGCATCTAAAATACAGGACCGTGCCGGTAATATTACCCGGTTTCTTGTGGTCGGGGGAGATCGCCCGGAAAGAACAGGCAATGATAAAACATCAATCATGTTTGCTACGAACCACACGCCCGGCGCACTTTTCAGGGCGCTTTCGCCCGTTAACCGGTCCGGTCTGAATATGGTGAAGTTAGAATCCAGACCCACGCGTCACTACAACTGGAGCTATCATTTTTTTATGGACATTGAAGGACACATCCAGGACGAAATCGTATTTCAAACCATTGAGCAGATTCGAAGCCAGGCCCTGTACTTAAAGGTGTTGGGATCATACCCCATTTCTGAAAAACAGGAGACAATCGAATGA
- the lpxB gene encoding lipid-A-disaccharide synthase translates to MTEQSRHIMILTGEPSGDFHGAALVGALKQLCPGIRITGIGGKAMAAQGADLFFPIDKLSAMGLVQVIRQFGTIKQAFCLVKRRLKADPPDAVVLIDYPGFNLKTAGFIKQHYDIPICYYIAPKVWAWNAKRLDTIAEFIDHTALIFPFEIPIYKSRKICATYVGNPLVDEYPPSLAVLNRPDKNELPNDPVIGLLPGSRSAEIDKLLPVMLDSAVLIAKRDSRLRCLVSSGITQHENRIRQIVSDHPNSDLFRIVTGRPKQIFDRAHLLIAASGTVTLEAALNLVPTVIIYKMSGVAYRLARLLVKAKYIGLANLVVGREVMPELIQDNANAETISETVWSMLPELAHHKQQLHEVRRRLGLPGAPKRTAAIVLNMIHKHGA, encoded by the coding sequence ATGACTGAACAGTCCCGGCACATCATGATCCTAACCGGTGAACCCTCTGGTGACTTTCACGGTGCCGCCCTGGTGGGCGCTTTAAAACAGCTTTGCCCCGGTATCCGGATCACGGGGATCGGCGGTAAAGCCATGGCAGCGCAGGGGGCGGATCTTTTTTTCCCCATTGATAAGCTGTCTGCCATGGGGCTTGTGCAGGTGATCCGGCAGTTCGGCACCATCAAACAGGCCTTTTGTCTTGTAAAACGACGATTAAAAGCAGATCCGCCTGATGCTGTTGTTCTCATTGATTATCCCGGTTTTAATTTGAAAACCGCCGGTTTTATCAAGCAGCACTATGATATTCCCATCTGTTACTACATCGCGCCAAAGGTCTGGGCCTGGAACGCCAAGCGCCTGGACACCATTGCAGAGTTCATTGACCATACGGCACTGATTTTCCCCTTTGAAATTCCCATTTATAAATCCAGAAAAATTTGTGCCACCTATGTGGGAAATCCCCTGGTGGATGAGTACCCCCCAAGCCTGGCTGTCTTAAATAGGCCCGATAAAAATGAGTTGCCGAATGATCCGGTCATCGGTCTGCTGCCGGGATCCCGGTCTGCTGAAATTGATAAATTGCTTCCTGTGATGCTGGATTCAGCCGTCCTGATTGCCAAAAGAGACTCTCGTTTAAGATGTCTGGTCTCTTCGGGTATTACCCAGCATGAAAATCGTATCCGGCAAATTGTTTCTGACCACCCAAACAGCGATTTGTTCCGGATTGTAACAGGACGCCCCAAACAGATTTTTGACCGGGCTCACCTTTTGATTGCCGCATCGGGTACCGTCACCCTGGAAGCGGCATTGAATCTTGTGCCCACGGTCATTATTTATAAAATGTCCGGTGTGGCGTACCGGCTTGCACGACTGCTTGTAAAAGCCAAATACATTGGGCTGGCCAATCTGGTTGTCGGTCGTGAGGTGATGCCGGAGTTGATCCAGGACAATGCCAATGCCGAAACCATCAGCGAAACCGTGTGGTCAATGTTGCCTGAACTTGCACATCATAAACAGCAGCTTCATGAAGTCCGCAGGCGATTAGGACTGCCGGGGGCACCCAAACGTACAGCAGCCATTGTACTTAACATGATCCATAAGCATGGGGCCTAA
- the lpxD gene encoding UDP-3-O-(3-hydroxymyristoyl)glucosamine N-acyltransferase — MLTADQIAAMVNARIQGDPGKAISGVSSFDDAGPEDLTFAVDHSFFSRLDETNAGIILVPNGAPGVSGTTLLCSDNPKLAFFKIVEHLMPSEPLTGSIHPSAVIADDCAIGDGTRIDAHVSIGPGCTIGSGVHIMANAVIGKQCRIDDACRISPNVTLVDKTQVGKLSIIHPNCVIGSDGFGFVQDGHAHAKLVHTGYVQIGEGCEIGACNTIDRGTLGITRIGNGVKTDNQVHIAHNVKIGDNTLVVAQVGIAGSTTIGKNVIIAGKAGVSGHLDIGDGAIVGPYAGVSANVSPGQIVSGIPHMPHKIWLKVSRIIPRLPSFRTQLLSLEKRIKKLESNRTEQS, encoded by the coding sequence ATGCTTACCGCAGACCAAATAGCTGCTATGGTCAATGCCCGGATACAAGGTGATCCGGGCAAAGCCATTTCCGGGGTGTCTTCCTTTGATGATGCCGGACCAGAGGATTTGACTTTTGCAGTGGACCACTCTTTTTTTTCCCGACTGGATGAAACCAATGCCGGTATTATCCTTGTACCCAATGGCGCCCCTGGGGTTTCAGGTACGACGCTTCTTTGCTCGGATAACCCGAAACTTGCCTTTTTTAAGATTGTTGAGCATCTGATGCCGTCAGAGCCGTTGACCGGGTCTATTCACCCGTCTGCTGTTATCGCCGATGACTGTGCTATCGGCGACGGCACACGCATTGATGCCCATGTCAGCATTGGGCCGGGCTGCACCATCGGCAGCGGTGTTCACATCATGGCCAATGCGGTGATCGGGAAGCAATGCCGGATCGACGACGCCTGCCGGATCAGCCCCAACGTCACCCTGGTGGATAAAACACAGGTCGGTAAACTGTCCATTATTCATCCCAATTGCGTCATCGGCTCTGACGGATTTGGATTTGTCCAGGACGGTCACGCCCATGCCAAGCTGGTACATACCGGGTATGTCCAAATCGGCGAGGGCTGTGAAATCGGCGCCTGTAATACCATTGACAGAGGCACCCTGGGCATCACACGCATCGGAAACGGCGTTAAAACGGACAACCAGGTCCATATCGCCCATAATGTTAAGATCGGTGATAATACACTGGTGGTTGCCCAGGTGGGAATTGCCGGCAGCACCACCATCGGTAAAAACGTGATTATTGCCGGCAAAGCTGGGGTTTCCGGGCATCTGGATATCGGTGACGGGGCCATTGTCGGACCCTATGCCGGTGTCAGCGCCAATGTTTCCCCGGGTCAGATTGTTTCGGGTATCCCCCACATGCCCCATAAAATCTGGCTGAAAGTGTCCCGCATTATACCCCGGCTACCCAGTTTCAGAACACAATTGCTTTCCCTTGAAAAACGGATAAAAAAGTTGGAAAGCAACCGTACGGAGCAATCATGA